In Bombus pyrosoma isolate SC7728 linkage group LG2, ASM1482585v1, whole genome shotgun sequence, a genomic segment contains:
- the LOC122575163 gene encoding uncharacterized protein LOC122575163 isoform X4, with protein MKYSMLQEQEYGVGLPQNLVSSEMNQCVMVDTDPMEVESSSLEEASVVSNLPLLFANGHPTSLEKITVTQLERFVTFMVKCSLGHDTNEVISEPRWWPKEVKFSNPLTRPKRVNDNWMANLKKLVFRCYTYHRSEYLLRFCSYLARYSQEDLQYVNNWDSTTSLYHKSTGKLLVTFRNENMNYDRTCESSRKKLLSCKGVISSYTKQQQHSVMMNHTPTGDIYLCDNCDAEFIGLEKMKEHESVCYEQEHNGSNSRSTTPDLSIVEPELRQNQFLEYFHLCSVKSKSEAKSESKSVEIHNDATVNNNNNIISRTSRRVRGFVNFTRCPTIPFSSPAGILLAKRSKAMTEETQQERLERIERHLIAPVLNSSSKPKWLEADVDNDKWSVTYKPNRDKLACDYVHQYKFINSVKKKPMLSIQSQLLYVVCRPVFVILNRLTQEQIHDFKQNQPKYQCLIQNVSIVSKKTITHNEGKTRPNVPSKRKAPSDESDINTMKENVEKVVGNEIINVELIDFGCKSSSGENNTATIHSIKEIASCIRPSEAIAVIDLCSSDEEENTCIPASSNENKDSISCLSRDVKDVTESFLEKFSSTKFQLKHEKCEWLSDNILNNDVENYTDKYHSTMLNTFTNLSPILRPAP; from the exons ATGAAATACTCAATGTTGCAAGAACAAGAATACGGGGTAGGTTTACCTCAAAATCTGGTGTCCAGTGAAATGAACCAATGTGTGATGGTCGATACAGATCCTATGGAAGTAGAAAGCAGCTCTTTGGAGGAAGCTTCTGTGGTATCTAatcttcctcttttatttgCCAATGGACATCCAACGTCATTGGAAAAAATTACTGTG ACACAATTAGAACGTTTTGTTACATTCATGGTTAAATGCTCCTTGGGTCATGATACTAACGAAGTGATCAGTGAGCCCAGGTGGTGGCCAAAAGaagttaaattttcaaatcctTTAACAAGACCTAAAAGAGTAAACGAT aattggATGgccaatttaaaaaaattagtattcaGATGTTATACATACCATAGAAGTGAATATCTCTTACGTTTTTGCTCATATCTTGCACGGTACTCGCAAGAAGATCTACAATATGTTAATAATTGGGACTCCACAACAAGTTTGTATCACAAAAGTACTGGCAAGCTATTAGTGACATTTCGCAATGAAAATATG aATTATGATAGAACTTGTGAAAGTTCACGAAAGAAGTTGTTATCTTGTAAAGGAGTAATTTCCTCCTATACGAAACAGCAACAGCATTCCGTTATGATGAATCATACACCAACAGGAGATATTTATCTATGTGATAATTGTGATGCGGAATTTATAGGCCTAGAGAAAATGAAG gAACATGAAAGTGTATGTTATGAACAAGAACATAACGGAAGTAATTCTCGATCTACAACTCCGGACTTGTCGATTGTAGAGCCTGAATTAAGGCAAAACCAgttcttggaatattttcactTGTGTTCAGTGAAATCGAAATCAGAAGCGAAATCAGAATCGAAATCGGTTGAAATTCACAATGATGCTAcagttaataataacaataatatcatTAGCCGAACTTCCCGCCGTGTTCGAGggtttgtaaattttacaagatGTCCGactattcctttttcttctcctgcTGGTATATTATTAGCTAAAAGATCCAAGGCAATGACAGAAGAAACGCAACAAGAAAGGCTAGAAAGGATAGAAAGACACCTCATTGCTCCTGTCTTAAACAGCTCGTCTAAACCAAAGTGGTTGGAAGCGGACGTTGATAACGATAAATGGAGTGTTACATATAAACCAAATCGAGATAAACTGGCATGCGATTATGTGCaccaatataaatttataaactcTGTTAAAAAGAAACCAA tgTTGAGCATACAATCACAGTTATTGTATGTTGTTTGTCGACCTGTTTTTGTTATTCTAAATCGACTGACCCAGGAACAAATACatgattttaaacaaaatcaaCCAAAATATCAATGTcttattcaaaatgtttctatCGTAAGCAAGAAAACGATAACACATAATGAAGGAAAAACAAGACCAAACGTTCCTTCAAAACGTAAAGCTCCAAGTGATGAAAGTGACATAAACACGATGAAAGAAAACGTAGAAAAGGTAGTTGGCAATGAAATTATCAATGtagaattaattgattttgGATGTAAAAGTTCTTCTGGCGAAAATAATACGGCTACCATTCATTCAATTAAAGAGATCGCATCGTGTATAAGACCATCGGAAGCGATTGCAGTAATTGATCTATGCTCTTCGGatgaggaagaaaatacatgtATTCCTGCATCTTCgaacgaaaataaagattCAATAAGTTGTTTATCTCGTGATGTCAAAGATGTAACAGAATCAttcttagaaaaattttcttcaactaaatttcagttaaaacatgaaaaatgcGAGTGGCTATcggataatattttaaataacgatgttgaaaattatacagaCAAGTACCATAGTACAAtgttaaatacatttacaaatttatccCCAATCCTTAGACCAGCACcataa
- the LOC122575163 gene encoding uncharacterized protein LOC122575163 isoform X8, with the protein MEVESSSLEEASVVSNLPLLFANGHPTSLEKITVTQLERFVTFMVKCSLGHDTNEVISEPRWWPKEVKFSNPLTRPKRVNDNWMANLKKLVFRCYTYHRSEYLLRFCSYLARYSQEDLQYVNNWDSTTSLYHKSTGKLLVTFRNENMNYDRTCESSRKKLLSCKGVISSYTKQQQHSVMMNHTPTGDIYLCDNCDAEFIGLEKMKEHESVCYEQEHNGSNSRSTTPDLSIVEPELRQNQFLEYFHLCSVKSKSEAKSESKSVEIHNDATVNNNNNIISRTSRRVRGFVNFTRCPTIPFSSPAGILLAKRSKAMTEETQQERLERIERHLIAPVLNSSSKPKWLEADVDNDKWSVTYKPNRDKLACDYVHQYKFINSVKKKPMLSIQSQLLYVVCRPVFVILNRLTQEQIHDFKQNQPKYQCLIQNVSIVSKKTITHNEGKTRPNVPSKRKAPSDESDINTMKENVEKVVGNEIINVELIDFGCKSSSGENNTATIHSIKEIASCIRPSEAIAVIDLCSSDEEENTCIPASSNENKDSISCLSRDVKDVTESFLEKFSSTKFQLKHEKCEWLSDNILNNDVENYTDKYHSTMLNTFTNLSPILRPAP; encoded by the exons ATGGAAGTAGAAAGCAGCTCTTTGGAGGAAGCTTCTGTGGTATCTAatcttcctcttttatttgCCAATGGACATCCAACGTCATTGGAAAAAATTACTGTG ACACAATTAGAACGTTTTGTTACATTCATGGTTAAATGCTCCTTGGGTCATGATACTAACGAAGTGATCAGTGAGCCCAGGTGGTGGCCAAAAGaagttaaattttcaaatcctTTAACAAGACCTAAAAGAGTAAACGAT aattggATGgccaatttaaaaaaattagtattcaGATGTTATACATACCATAGAAGTGAATATCTCTTACGTTTTTGCTCATATCTTGCACGGTACTCGCAAGAAGATCTACAATATGTTAATAATTGGGACTCCACAACAAGTTTGTATCACAAAAGTACTGGCAAGCTATTAGTGACATTTCGCAATGAAAATATG aATTATGATAGAACTTGTGAAAGTTCACGAAAGAAGTTGTTATCTTGTAAAGGAGTAATTTCCTCCTATACGAAACAGCAACAGCATTCCGTTATGATGAATCATACACCAACAGGAGATATTTATCTATGTGATAATTGTGATGCGGAATTTATAGGCCTAGAGAAAATGAAG gAACATGAAAGTGTATGTTATGAACAAGAACATAACGGAAGTAATTCTCGATCTACAACTCCGGACTTGTCGATTGTAGAGCCTGAATTAAGGCAAAACCAgttcttggaatattttcactTGTGTTCAGTGAAATCGAAATCAGAAGCGAAATCAGAATCGAAATCGGTTGAAATTCACAATGATGCTAcagttaataataacaataatatcatTAGCCGAACTTCCCGCCGTGTTCGAGggtttgtaaattttacaagatGTCCGactattcctttttcttctcctgcTGGTATATTATTAGCTAAAAGATCCAAGGCAATGACAGAAGAAACGCAACAAGAAAGGCTAGAAAGGATAGAAAGACACCTCATTGCTCCTGTCTTAAACAGCTCGTCTAAACCAAAGTGGTTGGAAGCGGACGTTGATAACGATAAATGGAGTGTTACATATAAACCAAATCGAGATAAACTGGCATGCGATTATGTGCaccaatataaatttataaactcTGTTAAAAAGAAACCAA tgTTGAGCATACAATCACAGTTATTGTATGTTGTTTGTCGACCTGTTTTTGTTATTCTAAATCGACTGACCCAGGAACAAATACatgattttaaacaaaatcaaCCAAAATATCAATGTcttattcaaaatgtttctatCGTAAGCAAGAAAACGATAACACATAATGAAGGAAAAACAAGACCAAACGTTCCTTCAAAACGTAAAGCTCCAAGTGATGAAAGTGACATAAACACGATGAAAGAAAACGTAGAAAAGGTAGTTGGCAATGAAATTATCAATGtagaattaattgattttgGATGTAAAAGTTCTTCTGGCGAAAATAATACGGCTACCATTCATTCAATTAAAGAGATCGCATCGTGTATAAGACCATCGGAAGCGATTGCAGTAATTGATCTATGCTCTTCGGatgaggaagaaaatacatgtATTCCTGCATCTTCgaacgaaaataaagattCAATAAGTTGTTTATCTCGTGATGTCAAAGATGTAACAGAATCAttcttagaaaaattttcttcaactaaatttcagttaaaacatgaaaaatgcGAGTGGCTATcggataatattttaaataacgatgttgaaaattatacagaCAAGTACCATAGTACAAtgttaaatacatttacaaatttatccCCAATCCTTAGACCAGCACcataa
- the LOC122575163 gene encoding uncharacterized protein LOC122575163 isoform X5 — translation MYTYICKFVLRRVPFHFRTSIERDPMEVESSSLEEASVVSNLPLLFANGHPTSLEKITVTQLERFVTFMVKCSLGHDTNEVISEPRWWPKEVKFSNPLTRPKRVNDNWMANLKKLVFRCYTYHRSEYLLRFCSYLARYSQEDLQYVNNWDSTTSLYHKSTGKLLVTFRNENMNYDRTCESSRKKLLSCKGVISSYTKQQQHSVMMNHTPTGDIYLCDNCDAEFIGLEKMKEHESVCYEQEHNGSNSRSTTPDLSIVEPELRQNQFLEYFHLCSVKSKSEAKSESKSVEIHNDATVNNNNNIISRTSRRVRGFVNFTRCPTIPFSSPAGILLAKRSKAMTEETQQERLERIERHLIAPVLNSSSKPKWLEADVDNDKWSVTYKPNRDKLACDYVHQYKFINSVKKKPMLSIQSQLLYVVCRPVFVILNRLTQEQIHDFKQNQPKYQCLIQNVSIVSKKTITHNEGKTRPNVPSKRKAPSDESDINTMKENVEKVVGNEIINVELIDFGCKSSSGENNTATIHSIKEIASCIRPSEAIAVIDLCSSDEEENTCIPASSNENKDSISCLSRDVKDVTESFLEKFSSTKFQLKHEKCEWLSDNILNNDVENYTDKYHSTMLNTFTNLSPILRPAP, via the exons atgtatacatacatctGTAAATTCGTATTACGACGCGTGCCTTTCCACTTTCGTACCTCAATCGAACGAG ATCCTATGGAAGTAGAAAGCAGCTCTTTGGAGGAAGCTTCTGTGGTATCTAatcttcctcttttatttgCCAATGGACATCCAACGTCATTGGAAAAAATTACTGTG ACACAATTAGAACGTTTTGTTACATTCATGGTTAAATGCTCCTTGGGTCATGATACTAACGAAGTGATCAGTGAGCCCAGGTGGTGGCCAAAAGaagttaaattttcaaatcctTTAACAAGACCTAAAAGAGTAAACGAT aattggATGgccaatttaaaaaaattagtattcaGATGTTATACATACCATAGAAGTGAATATCTCTTACGTTTTTGCTCATATCTTGCACGGTACTCGCAAGAAGATCTACAATATGTTAATAATTGGGACTCCACAACAAGTTTGTATCACAAAAGTACTGGCAAGCTATTAGTGACATTTCGCAATGAAAATATG aATTATGATAGAACTTGTGAAAGTTCACGAAAGAAGTTGTTATCTTGTAAAGGAGTAATTTCCTCCTATACGAAACAGCAACAGCATTCCGTTATGATGAATCATACACCAACAGGAGATATTTATCTATGTGATAATTGTGATGCGGAATTTATAGGCCTAGAGAAAATGAAG gAACATGAAAGTGTATGTTATGAACAAGAACATAACGGAAGTAATTCTCGATCTACAACTCCGGACTTGTCGATTGTAGAGCCTGAATTAAGGCAAAACCAgttcttggaatattttcactTGTGTTCAGTGAAATCGAAATCAGAAGCGAAATCAGAATCGAAATCGGTTGAAATTCACAATGATGCTAcagttaataataacaataatatcatTAGCCGAACTTCCCGCCGTGTTCGAGggtttgtaaattttacaagatGTCCGactattcctttttcttctcctgcTGGTATATTATTAGCTAAAAGATCCAAGGCAATGACAGAAGAAACGCAACAAGAAAGGCTAGAAAGGATAGAAAGACACCTCATTGCTCCTGTCTTAAACAGCTCGTCTAAACCAAAGTGGTTGGAAGCGGACGTTGATAACGATAAATGGAGTGTTACATATAAACCAAATCGAGATAAACTGGCATGCGATTATGTGCaccaatataaatttataaactcTGTTAAAAAGAAACCAA tgTTGAGCATACAATCACAGTTATTGTATGTTGTTTGTCGACCTGTTTTTGTTATTCTAAATCGACTGACCCAGGAACAAATACatgattttaaacaaaatcaaCCAAAATATCAATGTcttattcaaaatgtttctatCGTAAGCAAGAAAACGATAACACATAATGAAGGAAAAACAAGACCAAACGTTCCTTCAAAACGTAAAGCTCCAAGTGATGAAAGTGACATAAACACGATGAAAGAAAACGTAGAAAAGGTAGTTGGCAATGAAATTATCAATGtagaattaattgattttgGATGTAAAAGTTCTTCTGGCGAAAATAATACGGCTACCATTCATTCAATTAAAGAGATCGCATCGTGTATAAGACCATCGGAAGCGATTGCAGTAATTGATCTATGCTCTTCGGatgaggaagaaaatacatgtATTCCTGCATCTTCgaacgaaaataaagattCAATAAGTTGTTTATCTCGTGATGTCAAAGATGTAACAGAATCAttcttagaaaaattttcttcaactaaatttcagttaaaacatgaaaaatgcGAGTGGCTATcggataatattttaaataacgatgttgaaaattatacagaCAAGTACCATAGTACAAtgttaaatacatttacaaatttatccCCAATCCTTAGACCAGCACcataa